In the Burkholderia glumae LMG 2196 = ATCC 33617 genome, one interval contains:
- a CDS encoding LysR family transcriptional regulator yields the protein MELRQLRHFVAVAEEANFTRAAERCHIVQSALSTSIRLLEEELGARLLVRTTRRVSLSAAGAVFLDSARRALDILDRAGLEVADITSVRRGKLSIGTVQSLPQFLELPALLSRFYHAHPGVEVRLVQGGAAELNEKVDARELDLAILPIEERNERLASHVIACDEMVLACRRDHPLAASGQVPLSRLTKQAFVDFVPGQGTRRLVDRGFAEAGLQRRVAFEIGDLDTLLELVRQGLGVALLPEDIVVRRPDMLACVRLEQTQLCWELVVTHAASAAGDAPDPLDPAPVAFLDMLMAETAGQR from the coding sequence GTGGAACTGAGACAACTACGCCATTTCGTCGCCGTCGCCGAGGAGGCGAACTTCACGCGGGCCGCCGAGCGCTGCCACATCGTGCAGTCCGCGCTGTCCACCTCGATCCGCCTGCTGGAGGAGGAACTCGGCGCGAGGCTGCTGGTGCGCACCACACGCCGCGTGAGCCTGTCGGCAGCCGGCGCGGTGTTTCTCGACAGCGCGCGGCGCGCGCTCGACATCCTCGATCGGGCAGGGCTGGAGGTGGCCGACATCACCTCGGTGCGGCGCGGCAAGCTGTCGATCGGCACGGTGCAGAGCCTGCCGCAATTTCTCGAATTGCCGGCGCTGCTGTCGCGTTTCTACCACGCTCATCCGGGCGTGGAGGTGCGGCTCGTGCAGGGCGGCGCGGCCGAGCTGAACGAAAAGGTCGACGCGCGTGAACTCGATTTGGCGATCCTGCCGATCGAGGAGCGCAACGAGCGGCTCGCATCGCACGTGATCGCCTGCGACGAGATGGTGCTCGCCTGCAGGCGTGATCATCCGCTCGCCGCGTCGGGGCAGGTGCCGCTGTCGCGGCTCACGAAGCAGGCGTTCGTCGATTTCGTGCCGGGGCAGGGCACGCGCCGGTTGGTAGACCGTGGCTTCGCGGAGGCTGGGCTCCAGCGGCGCGTGGCCTTCGAGATCGGCGATCTCGACACACTGCTCGAACTGGTCCGCCAGGGGCTCGGTGTTGCGCTGCTGCCCGAGGACATCGTGGTGCGCCGCCCCGACATGCTCGCCTGCGTGCGGCTCGAACAGACCCAGCTGTGTTGGGAGCTGGTGGTCACGCACGCGGCCTCTGCGGCCGGGGACGCGCCGGACCCGCTCGACCCGGCGCCCGTCGCGTTTCTCGACATGCTGATGGCGGAGACGGCCGGCCAGCGCTGA
- a CDS encoding porin, translated as MKKRIMVAAATLTGLTAGVANAQSSVTLYGIVDAGIGYQSSQTSLGSTSGGKSVTKMVNGIWAGSRFGLKGSEDLGGGLKAIFTLEEGFNSATGAQAVSGLAFNRQAFVGLQDARFGALTAGRQYTAYYTLLSPYSPTTWLTGAYGAHPGDIDSLDTTYRVNNELVYMSPNYNGFTFGGSYAFGGTPGSVNNGSTWSVAGRYAAGPAGLAVGFMRLNNSTVGGGAWGANSTASNAGSEPSVSGINNGYQFAAAQQRLAATAGWTFNSQWDVTASYSNVQYIPGTGSKFANTAIFNTFGGVLHFKPTATLDLAAGYSYTRATLANGVQHAAYYHQFNLSQYYSLSKRTGLYALEAYQRAGGQTLALGGSIIKATADIGDGQNSAPSSSRSQVAVGAGIITRF; from the coding sequence ATGAAGAAACGCATCATGGTGGCGGCGGCCACGCTTACCGGCCTGACCGCAGGCGTCGCGAACGCACAAAGCAGCGTGACGCTGTACGGCATCGTCGATGCCGGTATCGGCTACCAAAGCAGCCAGACCTCGCTCGGTTCGACCTCCGGCGGCAAGTCGGTGACGAAGATGGTCAACGGCATTTGGGCGGGTAGCCGTTTCGGCCTGAAGGGCAGCGAAGACCTGGGCGGTGGCCTGAAGGCGATCTTCACGTTGGAAGAAGGCTTCAACAGCGCGACCGGCGCGCAGGCCGTGTCGGGTCTGGCGTTCAATCGCCAGGCCTTCGTCGGCCTGCAGGACGCCCGCTTCGGCGCACTGACGGCCGGCCGCCAGTACACCGCGTATTACACGCTGCTCTCGCCGTACAGCCCGACCACCTGGCTGACGGGCGCCTACGGTGCGCACCCGGGTGATATCGACTCGCTCGATACGACCTACCGCGTCAACAACGAACTGGTCTACATGTCGCCGAACTACAACGGCTTCACGTTCGGCGGTTCGTATGCGTTCGGCGGCACGCCGGGCAGCGTCAACAACGGCTCGACCTGGAGCGTGGCCGGCCGTTACGCGGCAGGCCCGGCTGGCCTCGCGGTCGGCTTCATGCGCTTGAACAACTCGACGGTGGGCGGCGGCGCGTGGGGGGCGAACTCGACGGCCTCGAACGCCGGCTCGGAGCCTAGCGTATCGGGTATCAACAACGGCTACCAGTTCGCGGCGGCGCAACAGCGTCTCGCGGCCACGGCCGGCTGGACGTTCAACTCGCAGTGGGACGTGACGGCGTCGTACTCGAACGTGCAATACATCCCGGGTACGGGTTCGAAGTTCGCGAACACGGCGATCTTCAACACCTTCGGCGGCGTGCTGCATTTCAAGCCGACCGCGACGCTGGATCTGGCGGCAGGCTACAGCTACACGCGCGCGACGCTCGCCAACGGCGTGCAGCACGCTGCTTACTACCACCAGTTCAACCTGTCGCAATACTACAGCCTGTCGAAGCGCACCGGCCTCTACGCCCTCGAGGCGTACCAGCGCGCCGGCGGCCAGACGCTCGCGCTCGGTGGCAGCATCATCAAGGCCACGGCCGACATCGGCGACGGCCAGAACAGCGCGCCGTCCTCGTCGCGCAGCCAGGTGGCGGTCGGCGCCGGTATCATCACGCGCTTCTGA
- a CDS encoding IS5-like element ISBugl2 family transposase (programmed frameshift), protein MEAPIIDDELWILIEPLLPPAKLRAKSDPGRPRVSDRAALNGILFVFKTGIRWNHLPTRLGFGSGATCWRRLSDWQKAGVWDQLHELLLDKLRAAGQIDLSYAAVDSSSVRAVGAGGKTGPNPTDRARPGSKHHVLVDANGVPLVAILTGANTNDVTQLLPLVDAIPPIRGVRGRPLQKPGVVYADRGYDSTRHRRALRERGIKPVIAKRRTEHGSGLGKYRWVVERTHSWLHNFRRLRTRFERRAYIHEAFLKLGCSIICWNIFRRAEQGF, encoded by the exons ATGGAAGCGCCAATCATTGACGACGAACTGTGGATACTGATCGAACCATTGCTGCCACCTGCGAAGCTTCGAGCGAAGAGCGATCCTGGTCGCCCGCGCGTGTCCGACCGTGCGGCTCTCAACGGCATCCTGTTCGTGTTCAAAACGGGAATTCGTTGGAACCACTTGCCGACTCGTCTGGGCTTTGGCTCGGGCGCCACATGCTGGCGGCGATTGAGCGACTGGCAAAAGGCTGGTGTATGGGACCAACTGCACGAGTTGCTACTCGACAAGTTGCGTGCGGCCGGCCAAATCGATCTGTCATACGCTGCGGTCGATTCGTCGTCCGTGCGCGCCGTTGGGGCGGGCG GAAAAACTGGCCCGAACCCCACCGATCGCGCGCGACCCGGTTCCAAGCACCACGTCCTCGTAGACGCCAACGGCGTTCCTCTCGTTGCGATCCTGACTGGCGCGAACACCAACGACGTCACGCAGTTGCTGCCGCTCGTTGATGCGATTCCACCCATTCGCGGCGTTCGTGGCCGACCGCTTCAGAAGCCCGGCGTCGTCTACGCCGATCGTGGCTACGATTCCACCCGACATCGTCGCGCGTTGCGCGAACGCGGTATCAAGCCCGTGATCGCCAAGCGCCGGACCGAGCATGGCAGTGGTCTGGGCAAGTATCGTTGGGTAGTCGAACGTACGCATTCCTGGCTCCACAATTTCCGGCGCCTACGCACTCGCTTCGAGCGACGTGCCTACATTCACGAAGCATTCCTCAAACTTGGCTGCTCGATCATCTGTTGGAACATCTTCAGACGAGCTGAGCAGGGTTTTTGA
- the dbpA gene encoding ATP-dependent RNA helicase DbpA, whose product MTQPTPARPFSALPLAPAALANLAQLGYLEMTPIQAASLPVALAGQDLIAQAKTGSGKTAAFSLALLARLDARRFEVQAMILCPTRELADQVAQEIRRLARAEENVKVLTLCGGTPMRPQTASLEHGAHIVVGTPGRIMDHLERGSLALGALNTLVLDEADRMLDMGFFDDIATVVRQCPTERLTMLFSATYPEGITKLSRQFLRNPKEIRLEETHDAGKIRQRFYEVTEDQRLHAVGLLLNHYRPASTIAFCNTKQQCRDLLDVLTAQGFHALALHGELEQRERDQVLIQFANRSCSVLVATDVAARGLDIAQLEAVINVDVTPDPEVHVHRIGRTGRADQEGWALSLASMNEMGRVGAIEQAQGRELEWQPLAALVPTGDGPLLPPMETLQILGGRKEKIRPGDVLGALTGDAGFQSTQIGKINVTEFSTYVAVERGIARDALRRLNGGKIKGKKVKVRLMTE is encoded by the coding sequence ATGACCCAACCCACGCCCGCGCGGCCGTTCAGCGCGCTGCCGCTCGCCCCCGCCGCGCTCGCCAACCTCGCGCAGCTCGGCTATCTCGAAATGACGCCGATCCAGGCCGCCAGCCTGCCCGTGGCGCTGGCCGGCCAGGACCTGATCGCGCAGGCCAAGACCGGCAGCGGCAAGACCGCCGCGTTCTCGCTCGCGCTGCTCGCGCGGCTCGACGCACGCCGCTTCGAGGTGCAGGCGATGATCCTGTGCCCGACCCGCGAACTCGCCGACCAGGTCGCGCAGGAGATCCGGCGCCTCGCGCGCGCGGAGGAGAACGTCAAGGTGCTGACGCTCTGCGGCGGCACGCCGATGCGCCCGCAGACGGCCAGCCTCGAGCACGGCGCACACATCGTGGTCGGCACCCCGGGCCGCATCATGGACCACCTCGAGCGCGGCAGCCTCGCGCTCGGCGCGCTCAACACACTGGTGCTCGACGAAGCCGACCGCATGCTCGACATGGGCTTCTTCGACGACATCGCCACCGTCGTGCGCCAATGCCCCACCGAGCGGCTCACGATGCTGTTCTCGGCCACCTATCCGGAAGGCATCACGAAGCTGAGCCGCCAATTCCTGCGCAATCCGAAGGAAATCCGCCTGGAGGAGACCCACGACGCCGGCAAGATCCGCCAGCGCTTCTACGAGGTGACCGAGGACCAGCGCCTGCACGCGGTGGGCCTGCTGCTGAACCACTACCGGCCGGCCAGCACGATCGCGTTCTGCAACACCAAGCAGCAGTGCCGCGACCTGCTCGACGTGCTGACGGCGCAGGGCTTTCACGCGCTTGCACTACACGGCGAACTCGAGCAGCGCGAGCGCGACCAGGTGCTGATCCAGTTCGCGAACCGCAGCTGCTCGGTACTGGTGGCCACCGACGTGGCGGCGCGCGGGCTCGACATCGCACAGCTGGAGGCCGTGATCAACGTGGACGTGACGCCGGACCCCGAGGTCCACGTGCACCGTATCGGCCGCACCGGCCGCGCCGACCAGGAAGGCTGGGCGCTGAGCCTCGCGAGCATGAACGAGATGGGGCGGGTGGGCGCGATCGAGCAGGCCCAGGGGCGCGAGCTCGAATGGCAGCCGCTCGCCGCGCTCGTGCCGACCGGCGACGGCCCGCTGCTGCCCCCCATGGAGACGCTGCAGATCCTAGGCGGGCGCAAGGAAAAGATCCGCCCCGGCGACGTGCTCGGCGCGCTGACCGGCGACGCCGGCTTCCAGAGCACGCAGATCGGCAAGATCAACGTGACCGAGTTCTCGACCTATGTGGCCGTGGAGCGCGGCATCGCACGCGACGCGCTGCGCCGCCTCAACGGCGGCAAGATCAAGGGCAAGAAGGTCAAGGTCCGCTTGATGACCGAATGA
- a CDS encoding iron-containing redox enzyme family protein, producing MAAVANETPFRGADRDSVNEIQVDEALASVLTLPLDSAVAALCAEPELDAWFEAAPGRSEAFLAKLRETVARAFGAREAAALAEVHAALFTLYDLHVADGTDARALNQFNPLLTQARRVIERAWLASERERVSVQTGVTDSAAVVSALKGIWSGHRAASHPLFDFLEKDATREQIVTFFRSDSALNIRFFDLLLYSLIGSRVEVRKELMQNLWDEAGRGNPSLSHVSLFRRLLDVVGVGQAPDSHASQLEVDGHAGYNLFMLTSLNRAHYFMLLGVMAMTELLDPSQYEKLVRGCKRVGFGANGELAYYEEHVTIDIVHAQGWLDDVIVPVVQQTPSVGDDILFGAALRMATCEAYYDALYAKLTALPAGRA from the coding sequence ATGGCAGCGGTGGCAAACGAGACTCCGTTTCGCGGGGCCGATCGCGATTCGGTCAATGAAATTCAGGTCGACGAAGCGCTCGCCTCGGTGCTGACGCTGCCGCTCGATTCCGCGGTGGCGGCGCTGTGCGCGGAGCCGGAACTCGACGCGTGGTTCGAAGCGGCACCGGGCCGGAGCGAGGCATTCCTCGCGAAGCTGCGCGAGACGGTGGCGCGCGCGTTCGGCGCACGCGAGGCGGCGGCGCTGGCCGAGGTCCACGCGGCGCTGTTCACGCTGTACGACCTGCACGTCGCGGACGGTACCGATGCGCGTGCGCTCAATCAGTTCAATCCGCTTCTCACGCAGGCGCGCCGCGTGATCGAACGCGCCTGGCTCGCCAGCGAGCGCGAGCGGGTGTCGGTCCAGACCGGCGTGACCGACAGCGCGGCGGTGGTGAGCGCGTTGAAGGGGATCTGGTCCGGGCATCGCGCCGCATCGCATCCGCTGTTCGATTTCCTCGAGAAGGACGCCACGCGCGAGCAGATCGTCACGTTCTTCCGCAGCGACAGCGCGCTGAACATCCGCTTCTTCGACCTGCTGCTGTATTCGCTGATCGGCTCGCGCGTCGAGGTGCGCAAGGAGCTGATGCAGAACCTGTGGGACGAAGCGGGCCGCGGCAACCCGAGCCTGAGCCACGTCAGCCTGTTCCGCCGCCTGCTCGACGTGGTGGGCGTGGGCCAGGCACCCGACAGCCATGCAAGCCAGCTCGAGGTGGACGGCCATGCCGGCTACAACCTGTTCATGCTGACGAGCCTGAACCGCGCGCACTATTTCATGCTGCTCGGCGTGATGGCGATGACGGAGTTGCTCGACCCGTCGCAGTACGAAAAGCTCGTGCGCGGCTGCAAGCGCGTGGGTTTCGGCGCGAACGGCGAGCTCGCCTACTACGAGGAGCACGTGACGATCGACATCGTGCACGCGCAAGGGTGGCTGGACGACGTGATCGTGCCGGTGGTGCAGCAGACGCCGTCGGTGGGCGACGACATCCTGTTCGGTGCCGCGCTGCGCATGGCGACCTGCGAGGCCTATTACGACGCGCTCTACGCGAAGCTGACCGCGCTGCCGGCCGGCCGCGCGTAA
- a CDS encoding low affinity iron permease family protein, producing the protein MKHGQWFSRFSSMLSTATGRPATFILAGGLVIVWAVSGPLFHFSDTWQLVINTSTTIVTFLMVFLIQNTQNRDTAAMQIKLDELIRAVNGAHNALLDLEELDEKELERFRKHYEALAECARRGLRNGGSDTDSPFVDTAQREGDGTRVREEQNSTDDHGGRRP; encoded by the coding sequence ATGAAGCACGGCCAGTGGTTTTCGCGGTTCTCCAGCATGCTGTCGACGGCGACCGGCCGCCCGGCCACCTTCATCCTCGCCGGCGGGCTCGTGATCGTCTGGGCCGTCTCCGGCCCGCTGTTCCACTTCAGCGACACGTGGCAGCTCGTGATCAACACGTCCACCACCATCGTCACGTTCCTGATGGTGTTCCTGATCCAGAACACGCAGAACCGCGATACCGCGGCCATGCAAATCAAGCTCGACGAGCTGATCCGCGCCGTCAACGGCGCGCATAACGCGCTGCTCGACCTGGAGGAACTCGACGAAAAGGAACTCGAACGCTTCCGGAAACATTACGAAGCGCTTGCCGAATGCGCACGGCGCGGGCTGCGAAACGGCGGGTCGGACACCGATTCGCCGTTCGTCGACACGGCGCAGCGTGAAGGGGACGGAACGCGCGTGAGGGAGGAGCAGAACAGCACGGATGACCACGGCGGTCGGCGCCCTTGA
- a CDS encoding DNA polymerase II gives MTDFEQGFILTRHWRDTAAGVEIEFWLATDAGARRVRLRPQESVAFVPATQREAAERALAGETGVELRPLALRDFRRRPVVGLYCRRHRHLSALHKRLAQAGVDVYEADVSPPDRYTMERFITAPVRFRGRPVSAGLLTDGELKPDEAYRPALRCVSLDIETSARGELYSIALEGCGRRDVYMLGPANGGAPDPSLTLVYCESRAELLAQLNDWFTRHDPDVLIGWNLIQFDLRVLHAHSQQFGVPLRLGRDGSVLDWRAHGAQPDHFFAGAAGRLVIDGIDALKSATWSFPSFSLEYVAQTLLGEGKAVDNPYQRMDEIQRRFDHDKPALAHYNLKDCELVTRIFAKADLLSFMLERATVTGLAADRTGGSVAAFTHLYLPRMHRLGYVAPNLGDVTGQNSPGGFVMDSRPGLYDSVLVLDYKSLYPSIIRTFLIDPAGLVEGLDRPDDAHSVPGFLGARFSRTQHCLPDIVRRVWESRELAKRQRNAPLSQALKIIMNAFYGVLGSSGCRFFDPRLASSITMRGHEIMHRTRELIEQLGHEVIYGDTDSTFVWLREPHRDEDAAAKGRAIVEHVNGWWRTHLREHFGLESALELQYERHYLRFLMPTVRGAEEGSKKRYAGLARAADGSDDVVFKGLETVRTDWTPLAQQFQRELYTRVFRREPYGDFIRDTVRKTLAGELDALLVYRKRVRRPLSEYQRNVPPHVRAARTADAFNRERGRPQQYQRGGWISYVMTTAGPEPLETMRSPIDYAFYLSRQLQPVADAILPFLKDDFESVVSGQGRLFPA, from the coding sequence TTGACTGATTTCGAGCAGGGTTTCATCCTGACCCGTCACTGGCGGGATACCGCAGCCGGCGTCGAAATCGAATTCTGGCTCGCGACCGACGCAGGCGCGCGCCGCGTGCGCCTGCGCCCGCAGGAATCGGTCGCGTTCGTGCCGGCCACGCAGCGCGAGGCCGCCGAGCGCGCGCTGGCGGGCGAGACCGGCGTCGAGCTGCGCCCGCTCGCGCTGCGCGATTTCCGCCGGCGCCCCGTGGTCGGCCTCTATTGCCGCCGCCACCGTCATCTCTCGGCCCTGCACAAGCGCCTTGCGCAGGCCGGCGTCGACGTCTACGAAGCCGACGTGAGCCCGCCCGACCGCTACACGATGGAGCGCTTCATCACCGCGCCGGTGCGCTTTCGCGGCCGGCCGGTGAGCGCGGGCCTGCTGACCGACGGCGAACTCAAACCCGACGAGGCCTACCGCCCCGCGCTGCGCTGCGTCTCGCTCGACATCGAGACGAGCGCGCGCGGCGAACTCTATTCGATCGCGCTGGAAGGCTGCGGCCGGCGCGACGTCTACATGCTCGGCCCGGCCAACGGCGGCGCGCCCGACCCCAGCCTCACGCTGGTCTACTGCGAAAGCCGCGCCGAGCTGCTCGCGCAGCTCAACGACTGGTTTACGCGCCACGACCCCGACGTGCTGATCGGCTGGAACCTGATCCAGTTCGACCTGCGCGTGCTGCACGCGCATTCGCAGCAGTTCGGCGTGCCGCTTCGGCTCGGCCGCGACGGCAGCGTGCTCGACTGGCGCGCGCACGGCGCGCAGCCCGACCACTTCTTCGCCGGCGCGGCCGGGCGGCTCGTGATCGATGGCATCGACGCGCTGAAGTCGGCCACCTGGAGCTTCCCGTCGTTCAGCCTCGAGTACGTGGCGCAAACGCTGCTCGGCGAGGGCAAGGCGGTCGACAATCCTTACCAGCGCATGGACGAGATCCAGCGCCGCTTCGATCACGACAAGCCTGCACTCGCGCATTACAACCTGAAGGACTGCGAACTCGTCACGCGCATCTTCGCGAAGGCGGACCTGCTGTCGTTCATGCTCGAACGTGCGACCGTCACCGGGCTGGCGGCCGATCGCACCGGCGGCTCGGTGGCCGCCTTCACGCATCTCTATCTGCCGCGCATGCACCGGCTCGGCTACGTCGCGCCCAACCTCGGCGACGTGACGGGACAGAACAGCCCCGGCGGCTTCGTGATGGATTCGCGTCCAGGGCTCTACGATTCGGTGCTGGTGCTCGACTACAAGAGCCTCTATCCCTCGATCATCCGCACCTTCCTGATCGACCCGGCCGGGCTCGTCGAGGGCCTCGACCGTCCCGACGACGCCCATTCGGTCCCCGGCTTCCTCGGCGCGCGCTTCTCACGCACGCAGCACTGCCTGCCCGACATCGTGCGGCGCGTCTGGGAAAGCCGTGAACTCGCCAAGCGCCAGCGCAACGCACCGCTCTCGCAGGCGCTGAAAATCATCATGAACGCGTTCTACGGCGTGCTCGGCTCGTCGGGCTGCCGCTTCTTCGATCCGCGCCTGGCTTCGTCGATCACCATGCGCGGCCACGAGATCATGCACCGCACGCGCGAGCTGATCGAGCAGCTCGGCCACGAAGTGATCTACGGCGACACCGATTCGACCTTCGTCTGGCTGCGCGAGCCGCATCGCGACGAGGACGCGGCCGCCAAGGGCCGCGCGATCGTCGAGCATGTGAACGGCTGGTGGCGCACGCACCTGCGCGAGCACTTCGGCCTCGAGAGCGCGCTCGAGCTGCAGTACGAGCGGCACTACCTGCGCTTCCTGATGCCGACCGTGCGCGGCGCCGAGGAAGGCAGCAAGAAGCGCTACGCCGGCCTCGCGCGCGCGGCCGACGGCAGCGACGACGTGGTGTTCAAGGGCCTGGAGACGGTGCGCACCGACTGGACGCCGCTCGCGCAGCAGTTTCAGCGCGAACTCTATACCCGCGTGTTCCGCCGCGAACCCTATGGCGACTTCATCCGCGACACGGTGCGCAAGACGCTGGCCGGCGAACTCGACGCGCTGCTGGTGTACCGCAAGCGCGTGCGCCGGCCGCTCAGCGAATACCAGCGCAACGTGCCGCCGCATGTGCGAGCGGCACGCACGGCCGACGCCTTCAACCGCGAGCGGGGCCGCCCGCAGCAGTACCAGCGCGGCGGCTGGATCAGCTACGTGATGACCACGGCCGGCCCCGAGCCGCTGGAAACGATGCGCTCGCCGATCGACTATGCGTTCTACCTGAGCCGCCAGCTGCAGCCGGTGGCCGATGCGATCCTGCCGTTCCTGAAGGACGATTTCGAATCGGTGGTGTCGGGGCAGGGCCGGCTGTTTCCGGCCTGA
- a CDS encoding TetR/AcrR family transcriptional regulator, whose translation MSTKKQNIVDTATRLFAENGYHAVGIDRIIKESGVAKMTLFRHFATKNDLISEVLSQRASQALQSMADAIATRSTPDEQLHELFEWHHRWFMSSDFSGCMFVGALSEFHADAGEIVRISVSQKQGLRRFVQNLLRDLVSPALVEPVARQLVMILDGAIIAATSGDRDHAAGEAWEAAQRLLAAYRRAPAEREAAAA comes from the coding sequence ATGAGTACCAAAAAACAGAATATCGTCGATACCGCCACACGCCTGTTCGCCGAGAACGGCTATCACGCGGTCGGCATCGATCGAATCATCAAGGAGTCCGGCGTTGCCAAGATGACGCTGTTCCGTCACTTCGCGACCAAGAACGACCTGATCTCCGAAGTGCTGTCACAGCGCGCCAGTCAGGCGCTGCAGTCGATGGCCGACGCGATCGCCACGCGGTCCACGCCCGACGAGCAGTTGCATGAACTGTTCGAATGGCATCACCGCTGGTTCATGTCGAGCGACTTTTCCGGCTGCATGTTCGTGGGCGCGCTATCCGAGTTCCATGCGGACGCGGGCGAGATCGTGCGCATCTCGGTATCGCAGAAACAGGGGCTGCGCAGGTTCGTGCAGAACCTGCTGCGCGATCTGGTCTCGCCGGCGCTGGTCGAGCCGGTGGCGCGCCAGCTCGTGATGATTCTAGACGGTGCGATCATCGCGGCCACCAGCGGCGACCGCGACCATGCGGCCGGCGAAGCCTGGGAAGCGGCCCAGCGCCTGCTCGCCGCCTATCGCCGCGCGCCGGCCGAGCGCGAGGCCGCCGCGGCCTGA
- a CDS encoding IS3-like element IS1417 family transposase (programmed frameshift), with translation MDVLTGPERRRRWTAEQKLAMVRESFEPGKSVSMVARQHGVNPNQLFHWRKLYQDGSLSAVKAGEEVVPASELADALKQIRELQRMLGKKTMENEILREAVEYGRGKKMDSALAIVAGGQPVKLVCEVLGVSRSNVSARRSREATWRDARQSRATHDAPVVEAIQRVISELPSYGYRRVWGALRRERIAAGQAPLNAKRIYRVMRMHGLLMQRRATPVRPQRRHDGKVAVERSNQRWCSDGFEFRCDNGEPLRVTFALDCCDREAMSWAATTAGHSGDIVRDVMLAAVESRFGDVLHTESEIEWLSDNGSGYTAEETRQFAALLGLKPLTTPVCSPQSNGMAESFVKTMKRDYVAIMPKPDAATAARNLAIAFEHYNEKHPHSALKYRSPREFRRSTDSAT, from the exons ATGGACGTGTTGACGGGCCCGGAGCGTCGGCGGCGCTGGACGGCAGAGCAAAAGCTGGCGATGGTTCGCGAGAGTTTCGAGCCGGGGAAATCGGTTTCGATGGTAGCGCGCCAGCACGGCGTGAATCCGAACCAGCTCTTTCACTGGCGCAAGCTTTACCAGGATGGAAGCCTGTCGGCGGTCAAGGCTGGCGAGGAAGTGGTTCCGGCCTCGGAGCTGGCCGACGCGCTCAAACAGATTCGCGAGCTGCAGCGCATGCTCGGCAAGAAGACGATGGAGAACGAGATTCTTCGCGAGGCTGTCGAATACGGCCGGG GCAAAAAAATGGATAGCGCACTCGCCATCGTTGCCGGAGGACAGCCAGTGAAACTGGTCTGCGAAGTCCTCGGCGTGTCGCGCTCGAACGTATCGGCACGCAGGTCACGCGAGGCGACTTGGCGCGACGCACGGCAGTCCAGAGCGACCCACGATGCACCAGTCGTCGAAGCCATTCAGCGGGTGATCAGCGAGCTGCCCAGCTACGGCTATCGACGCGTATGGGGAGCGTTGCGCCGCGAGCGCATTGCAGCGGGACAGGCACCGCTGAACGCCAAGCGCATTTACCGCGTAATGCGCATGCATGGCCTGCTGATGCAACGCAGAGCGACACCGGTTCGGCCGCAGCGCCGTCACGATGGCAAGGTTGCGGTGGAGCGCAGCAATCAACGGTGGTGTTCCGACGGCTTCGAGTTTCGCTGCGACAACGGCGAGCCGTTGCGCGTGACGTTCGCACTCGACTGCTGCGACCGCGAAGCGATGAGCTGGGCGGCCACGACGGCCGGCCATAGCGGCGACATCGTGCGCGACGTGATGCTGGCTGCGGTGGAAAGCCGGTTTGGGGATGTGCTGCATACCGAGTCCGAAATCGAGTGGCTGAGCGACAACGGCTCGGGCTATACGGCCGAGGAGACGCGTCAGTTTGCGGCGCTGCTCGGCCTGAAGCCGTTGACCACGCCGGTGTGCAGCCCGCAGAGCAACGGCATGGCGGAAAGCTTCGTGAAGACCATGAAGCGCGATTACGTCGCTATCATGCCGAAGCCGGACGCAGCGACCGCGGCCAGGAATCTGGCCATCGCATTCGAGCACTACAACGAAAAGCATCCCCATAGCGCGTTGAAGTACCGCTCGCCTCGCGAGTTTCGACGTTCGACGGATTCAGCAACCTAA
- a CDS encoding phosphate-starvation-inducible protein PsiE, which yields MLREKLGSHLKWLMEICELLGLIVIGLGTAIALGNLVWSVIRTEQVTLTDLLLMFLFLEVFAMVSQYLKSGQLPVRFPLYIAIGSIARDIILRAATNSEAHLLASAFAVVLMATGVLVIRYGQYKFPGQSTEPKPEDMG from the coding sequence ATGTTGCGAGAGAAACTTGGATCGCATCTGAAATGGCTGATGGAAATATGCGAGCTGCTCGGCTTGATCGTGATCGGGCTCGGCACCGCGATCGCATTGGGGAATCTGGTATGGAGCGTGATCCGGACCGAGCAGGTGACGCTCACCGACCTGCTGCTGATGTTCCTGTTTCTGGAAGTCTTCGCCATGGTCAGCCAATATCTGAAATCCGGCCAGTTGCCGGTGCGCTTCCCGCTGTATATCGCGATTGGCTCCATTGCGCGTGACATCATTCTTCGGGCCGCGACGAATTCCGAGGCGCATTTGCTGGCCTCCGCTTTCGCGGTCGTCTTGATGGCGACCGGGGTGCTGGTGATTCGTTACGGACAGTACAAATTTCCCGGACAATCCACCGAGCCCAAACCCGAGGACATGGGTTAG